GGGTCGAGGCGTGAGGTCCAGGCACATCAGCGCGGACCGCGGATCGGTGACGGTCTTCGCGATCGCGGCGATCGTGCTGGCGCTCGTCCTCATGGCCGGCGCGACCGCGGTCGGTCAGGTGCTGGTTGCTCGGAACCGGGTGATCGCCGCGGCGGAAGCCGGCGCTCTGGCCGCGGCGCCGGTCACATTCCGGCCGTTCGGCGCCACCGGATCAGCGATCGACGAGGCGGCCCGGCTGGTCCGGTCCAACGGCGCCACGCTCGTCCGGTGTGACTGCGCACCTGATAGGCGATACGGCCCGAGGACCGTAGTGGTTACCGCCCGGACCGACGTGGACGTACTGGGTCTCCGGGAAGTGAGCGTCGAAGCCACGGCGGCGGCCGAGTTCCG
Above is a window of bacterium DNA encoding:
- a CDS encoding pilus assembly protein TadG-related protein, producing MRSRHISADRGSVTVFAIAAIVLALVLMAGATAVGQVLVARNRVIAAAEAGALAAAPVTFRPFGATGSAIDEAARLVRSNGATLVRCDCAPDRRYGPRTVVVTARTDVDVLGLREVSVEATAAAEFRPVALLVGP